A stretch of DNA from uncultured Pseudodesulfovibrio sp.:
TATCCACCATGGGACGGCCGGCGGGCTTGGCGTATACCGTGGCGAAGTGCGCTTTGGGGACCATGTCGCGGGCGATCTTGGCGGTCTTGCCCGTGTCCACCAGATCGTCGATGAGCAGCCAGCCCTCGCCTTCACAGTCCACTCCCTTGAGGATGTTGGCATCACCCTGCTCTTTCCAGTTGTATGAGGAAAGGCAAATGGTATCGATGAGATGGATGTCCAGCTCGCGGGCGATGATGGCCGCTGGGACCAGGCCGCCGCGGGTAATGGCCAGGATGCCCTTCCAGGGACCTCTTTCGACCAGACGCCAGGAAAGGGCTCGGCAGTCTCGATGCAATTGTTCCCAGGTTACAGGGAACATTTTCTGGTATCGGCTCTTGTCAACCATGGAAAATTCTCCTTAGCGATGTCAGAACGTCGGGCTTCGTACCCGTGTCCGGGCAATTAATCAAGAGTACAGGCCCTGCCTTTGTAATCAAAGAGGAAAGAGAGCGTCTTGCGAACCATGGGTGAAAACAGCTTCGGAGACAAAACCCGCCCCGCCACGCGCTTATTGATCTCCCCGAGAGTCGGGTACGGCATGACCATGGAGGCCATGGCCGACAGCTTTACTCCGCCCCCCAATGCCGTGGCCCATTGTCCGAGCAGTTCTCCAGCGTGCGGACCGACTATCTGCGCCCCCAGGGGCTTTTCCTTATGATCGAGGATCAACTTGACCTTTCCTTCAATCCGCCCTTCGGCCCGGGCGCGGTCGTTGTTTGTGAAGAGTTCCTCGAAGACCGAATATTCTACCCCCGCCTCCAACGCGCGCTTTTCGTTCATGCCCACGCTGGCCAGCTCCGGATCGGTGTAGGTGCACCATGGCAGCCGCGTATAATCCGCCTTGCGCGGCAAGTGGAAGACCACGTTGGACAGAACGATGGACCCTTCGTATCCGGCTGCGTGGGTAAACAGATAGCGGCCAAGCACGTCGCCGCAGGCAAAAATATGTTTTTGGGTAGTGCGCAGACGCGCGTCCACCTTGATCCCGCGCCCGGCGAGTTCCACTCCGCAGTTTTCGAGCCCGAGCCCTTCCACTCGGGGCATGCGCCCGGCGGCTACGAGCAACTGTTCGGCCCGCACCGTATGGGACCTGCCCGTTCGGGCGAATTCAACCTCCATCTCGCCATTTACCCGACGTACAGCGGTGGTCGCAGCGGACAACTCCACCTTCACACCTTCAGCAGCCAACGCAGCCCGAACCACCTCGGCCATGTCCTCATCCTCCACAGGGAGCAACTGGCTGTTGCGCTGGACGATGGTCACTGTGGTCCCGAGGCGGGTGAAGGCCTGGGCCATTTCACAACCTATGGGGCCGCCGCCGATTATCGCCAGGGACGAAGGCAGTTTCTCAAGGCTGAAAAGATCCTCATTCGTGAGATATGAAACATCGGCAAGGCCATCAATGGGCGGGACGGCCGGAGATGAGCCGGTGGCCAGGACCCAGGACCGGGCGGACAGCCGCTTTCCGGAGCAGTCGATCATGTGCTCGTCAACAAAACGGGCTTCTCCGAACACAACCTTGACGCCCAGCCCGCAAAAGCGCTCCTCGGAGTCGTGCTCCTGAATGGCCTCAATGACCTCCCGGATTCGGCCATTGACCGACCCCATATCCACTGGGGGCACGTTCACTTCGGGTAGGCCGAAGCGAGCGGCGTGGCGCATGTCATGATAGATTTCAGCCGTGCGAATCAGCGTCTTGCTCGGCACGCAGCCGGTGTGCAGGCAATCACCGCCCAAGGATGCCCCTCGCTCGACGAGTACTGTCTTCACTCCGAGCTGCGCGGCTCCGGAGGCAACGGTCAGTCCAGCCGCTCCACCACCGATGACGCCAATATCAAAATCATATTCAGCCATGGTTCCTCCGCTTCCTGTACCAGCCGAGTCCCTTCTTCGCAGCCAGAGGGAAAAGCCCAAGTACCACGAATGACAGGATCAGACTCGGCGAGAGCAAGCCCGTCAGGGAGTCAAGCTGGCCCAACTCCTTGCCCGCGTTGACATAGACCGCCGTGCCCGGGAGCATGCCGACTTGAGAGACCCAGGCATAAGTGACCAGACGCATGGGGGTCAGCCCCATAAGTGTATTGACTACGAAAAAGGGGAAGATCGGGATGAGCCGAAGAGTGAAAAGGTAGAACGCCCCTTCGCGCTCAACGCCCCTGTCGATGCGCCCAAGCTTGTCGCCGAACCTGCTCCGGACCGATTCACGCAGTACGTAGCGCGATAGCAGAAAGGCAAGGCTGGCACCCAGAGTGCTGGCCAACGAAACCATTACCAGACCAACCCACAGACCGAATAAGGCCCCGCCCGCCAGCGTAAGTACGGCGGCAGCTGGCAACCCCAGAGCGGCCACGGCTACATATATGAGGAAATACGCGCCGAGTACCAGAAAAGTATGCGCACCATACAGAGCCTGAAACTGTTCACGCGATTGTTTAAGGTAATCCAGAGAGAAAAAACGGCCAAGATCGAACAGAAAATAGGCGGCCACCAGCCCGGCCAGCAGGGCCGAGACCAGGAGTTTGCCGGCCGCACTCCGGCTCATGCGCCCTCGCCGTGACCCGCAAGCATCTGCGCGCCGTAAAAGGCCGCGCCAAACAGTCCGCTCGCCTCGTTGGCGTTGAGTTTGACCGGGACGGTGTTCAGAAAATCCTGATACACGTGGGAATTATGAAACTCATCCATGAATTCCGGAATCTGAACCAGCATGGGGTTCTTGGCTGCCACGCCGCCCGCGATGAACAGGCCGCCGGTGGTCATCAAGCCGATGGCCCAGTTTCGACACGCTCGGGCGTAGAACCGGGCATACCACTTGGCCGTCTCGCTCTCCGGGGTCAATCTGGCGGAAATCTCCTTGGGAGAAAGGTTCTCACCGGTCAAAAATCGATGCACGAGCTGCAAACCGAGCCCTGTGACCACGGAGTCTCCCTCTGGCCAGTTGCGGCCACTCTCCAAGCGGTTGAACTCGGCGTATTCGGCTTCTTCACGCCCGACAAAGGGAAAGGCCATGTGCCCTCCTTCGGAAGGGATGGCCGCCCACTTGCCGCTGGTCTTGAACATCGCGGAATAGCCGAGTCCCGTGCCAGCGCCGATAACGCCGATGGTCTCTCCCTCCATCGCCTCACCGTCCTGAATTACCAGGGCATCGTCCACGGCGCAGGTGCGGCAGGCATAGGCCTGGGCCGAAAAATCGTTGATGAGCACGGCTGCCGCGCCGAAATCCACTTCACGCAAGTCGATGCCCCACGGGGCATTGGGTAGTTTCGGACAGGTCACGCCTCTATAGACGGCGCCGGCAGGAGCCAGAACCGCAGCGTCGAACGAGCCGGGCCGCACAGGAAAATCGCTGTCCCAGAGTTGTCCGACCAGTTCCGGGAATGTTTGCGCCCCGTGGGTATCAAGCCAGATGGAATCCAGCATTTCCAGGTGGTTGTCTTGCGCCTCGAACAAGGCAAACCGACTGTTGGTGCCGCCGATGTCGGCGGCCAGAATCTTGACCATGCGCCCTTCTCCTCCGTGAAACGGAGCCTATCACAATCGGACGAAAAAAAAAGGAGCCCGAAGGCCCCTTTTCCAGCTGATTCGACCGCTTTGGCGGCATGTTTGGATCAGGCCGCTTCGCTGGCCTTTTCCAGATCGCCGTCAGGCACTGCGGCAGAGTCCGCCATGTCCGCAAGTTCCACAGGCTGGCGCTTGCGCTGCACATACTTGCGGGTGATGCGCCGCAGGGTCTCGGTCTTTCCCTCGCGCTCGGCCGGGGAAAGGAACGAGGCAAGCTTTCGTTCCAGCTTGTAGGAGTTCTGCTCCTTGCTGATGGCCACGATGCCTTCCATGACCAGCTTCTGGTTGAGCAATTCAGCCCGTGTGGAATAATTGATGTTTTCAGCAATGGGCGAAAAGACCAGATGGGACAGGATCAGCCCATACAAGGTGGAGATGAAGGCCACCGGGATATTTTTGAGGATCACGGCGGTGTCGTTGATGCCCATGAGGAGACCGATGAGGCCAATGACCGAACCCGCAACGCCGAACGCGGGAGCCGTGCGGGCCAGGGTCTGGAAAAATCGCTCGCTCTGCTGGCGACGTAGATTGAAGAATGCCATCTCCGCGCTCAGGCATTCGCGGATTTCATCCTCCTTGTAGTTGTCCACCAGAAGGCACAGCCCGCTTTTCAAAAAGGAACTCGTGGCCTTGTTGGCCGAACGTTCCAGGGAAAGCACACCGTCCACCTTGGATTTGACGGACAGATCGAGCAAGGTGGTGACAATCTCTTCTGCCGTGGTCCGCCCATTGGTGTATACGTTCTTGGCCACGGCAAAGGCGTTTTTGACGTGCCCCACCGGATAGCTGATGAGCATGGCCGCGCTCAGGCCTGAAATGACGACAAGAAATGCCGCCAGGTTGAAGTACGCCCCGGCCGCGCCGGTGAGCATGAAACTGCCTATGAATATGGCCAGGCTCAAACCGATCCCGATAAGATTTTTTCTACCCATGGATGCCTCCGATCGATCAACTGTTGTTGGAAATAACGATTTCGACACGCCGATTGCTGGTCTGGTTGGCTGCCGAGGTGTCTGGCAGTTCAGGCTGATACGCCCCCCTGCCGGTTACCACCAACCGCTTGGGGGCAATCCCGATGCGATTGATGAGCTGGTCCGCAATGCCCGCCGCCCGTTCGGACGACAACGTGAAACTCTGTGCTCCCTGCGCCTCGCTCTGATCCACAAAACCTATGACGTGGACCAGCCCCACGCTCAGTCGGACCAGGTCCCCTATCTCGTCGAGATAGGCTGCGGACTCGGGCTTGAGCTGGCCGGAACCACCGTCGAAAAACAGATCGCCACGCAGGGTCACGCGTACTTGGCCTCGTCCCTCCCGGACCACGGTGATACCGTTGGTGCGGGAGCGATACAGGACCTCGTTTTCAGCCACTTGGACCACGTCTTGAGACCCGCCGGTGGTGGTCCGGCTTGCGATCTGGCCGATAAGGCCGATGAGCGGATCAAGGGCGCTGGCCGACTGGGCTTTTTCTGCGGACTGTTTACTGAACAATATCTTCACGTCCTGTTTTGAGCTTGCGTAGATGAACAGCACGGCAAAAAGCACGAACATGACCATCATCAGATCGGACCAGGGAACGGCCCAGTCATTGGCTCCACGGGACGGGTCCTCGCCTTCCATCTGGTGAAACGAGGTAAAACCCTGGTCGAATTTCGTATCTGTCTTCTGCATTTTCACTCCTGCGCTCTCGCGCGCACGTTATGAAGCAAAAAACCTGCCATGGTGATAATCGTTTGAAATGACCGGGTAAGTTACAAAGCATGTCAGTTCATGAACGCTTGCTTAGGAACCGATACGGATCAATCGTCAAGAGTCCGTCGTTGACGCCGAGATGGATATGAGGAACATTTCGGGCATGCAAAAAGGTCCCTTCCGCAACCGATCCCCCCTTGTCCTGGCCTCGGGTTCTCCCCGCAGGCGTGAACTTCTGGCCGACCTTGGCCTGACCTTCGATGTGCACCCGAGTCCGCTGGAAGAGCCTCTGCCCGAACCAGGGGAATCACCAGCCGAATACGTCCTGCGCATGGCCGAACTTAAAACCCTGGACGTGGCCGGCCGTTTTCGTGGAGCGACAATTCTCGGCGCTGACACCGCCGTGGTTCTGGGCGAGCGGATCATGGGCAAACCCCATTCCAAGCTCGACGCGCTCGAGATGCTGACTACCCTGTCCGGCATGACCCATCAGGTGGTCAGCGGATTTTGCGTGGTCCTGCCCGACGGCAAAATCCTGTCCGAAGCCGTCAGCACGGATGTGGACATGCGAGAGTCCACCGAGGGCGAACTGATGAGCTACATCGAGACCGGCGAACCCATGGACAAGGCCGGAGCATACGCCATTCAGGGCGTGGGCACCTTTCTGGTTACGGCCATACGAGGCTCCTACACCAACGTCGTTGGACTGCCTGTCGCTCGTGTTCTTGAAGTGCTGACCGCGTCAGGCTGTGCTGAGCCACGGCTGCCGAACAAGAGCTAAGCCCGGACCAGACTTCAAATCGGTCTCTCTGTGGATCTTGCAAGAATCAAAAAAGCCGTTCGCCTTATCCTTCAGCCCGGCAAATCCATCCCCTCGGAATAAACGATGGCAGAAATGGCCCAAGACGGTTGAAGTCCTGTCTCTTTCAGCTATTATTCATCGTGATCAAATACTGCTGGCGAGCCTCCTTCAGGCAGTGTTCCGCCAACATCTCCACCATCCAGAAACCAAACGGAGATACCCATGACCGATAAACCTGAAAAGACCACCACCGCCATTCTTGGAGCCCTGCAAGGATCCATAACGATATTCAGCGATCTGCTTCGCTCCATCCCGACAGATGTCCTGGACACAAAACGAGGAGAAGGGTTCTGGTCCCTGCACGAGCACGCCGCCCACCTGGCCGACGTCCAGTTCATGGGGCTGGAGCGGATGCGGCGCATCCTGACCGAGGATGTGCCCGAATTCGTGCCCTTCGTCCCGGGCAAGGAGGATGAAACAGAGAGACCGCCTCTTGCTCCTGTGGATGACATCGTCACCCAATTCAAAAGCGGCCGAGAAAAACAGCTCGAACTCTTGAAGAGCGCCTCCCCTGAGGACTGGAAGCGGACGGCCATTCATCCTGAATACGAGCAATACGGTCTGTATATCTTCGCTCGCCACATCCTCATGCACGATCACTGGCACATGTACCGGATGGAGGAATTGTGGCTGGCAAGGGATGAAGACCTTTCCAAACTCGAAGGATAATCAAGCTCGAGACGGGGCAATCCACACGGCGGCTTAGCCCCTTTGGCCAGCAGGAAGGAACACCATGAACTTTCGAATGAAAAAAGACTGTGCGAACGTAGACTGGCGAGCTGTTGCCGACATTCTGAAAGAAGTCGGCATGGCCCATCATTCGCCTGAGATGCACGCCAAGGCATTTAAGGCCAGCTACACCAGGGTCTTCATCTATGATGAGGATAAGCTGATCGGTTTTGGCCGGGCCATTTCGGACGGAGCCTACCAAGCGGCCGTTTACGACTGCGCCGTGCTGCCTGAGTATCAGGGGCACAAACTCGGGACCCGGATCATGGATGCCCTGCTGAAAGACGTGGGGGAATGCAACGTTATTCTTTACGCTGCGCCCGGCAAGGAAGGCTTCTATCAGAAGCAGGGATTCAGCCGAATGAAGACGGGCATGGCGCGCTTCACCAGCCCCGACGCAATGCGTGACAAGGGCTTCACCGAATAGCCACCCTTATCCTCTCAGGCTATTTCCCGATATAACGGACGAGGTAGGTGACCTCCCCCAGGTCGACCACGGTGTCGTGGACGAACCCATGGGGCGCAGTCAGCCGGTCGGCATCCTCGGGCCCAATGCGTTTTTCAGGATCGGACGGTCCGGGGCCTTTGGCGAACTTCTTGAACTCGATCAGCGCCAAAACGCCTCCGGGCACGAGCACACGTTTTATCTCTTCCATGAGTCCTGGCCGGGCCTCCTCGGGCAAATCATGCAGCACGGTAGCCATGAACGCGGCGTCCACCGACCCTGTGGGCAAATCAAGCGTCCTGGACAAATCGGCCACTTTGGCTTCGACATTGCCGAGTCCTTCTTCACGAGCCCTTTCTGTCAGCGCCGCTATGCCCTCCTCCCACAAGTCCAGGGCATAGACCAGGGAGCCTGCGCCCAGACGACGGGCAAGGGCCAGGGTATAGTTCCCGGCGCCGCAGCCGAGATCAAGATAGGTGGCTCTGGAGCCGACCATGATGTTGTCGAAAGCCAGATCCTGATCGATGAGGTCGATGCTGCTTTTTCCAGCGGCCTTGGGTTTGGATTCCATGGATACTCCGGATAAATATTCGATTTCCGATCAGGATACGCGTTACGCCCCTCGGCGTCAAAAGATCTAGGGATTGACGTGCTTGCCCAAAATGGACAGGCCATAGCGCTTGCCGTCCATCTCGGCTATCCCCGGCAGATCTCCCCATGTTTCGAATCCAAAGGAACGGAACAGCCGTATGGACCCCTCGTTGTGGGAAAAAATATAGGCCACAACGCTCCGTATGCCCAGTTCCGGCGTCATATCCAAGGCCTCTTTGAGCAACCGTTTGCCCAATCCCTGGCGTCGGTACTCCGGGGCAATGTAAATGCTGATTTCCGCTGTGCGGTCATAAGCCGGTCGTCCGTAAAAGGATTCAAAGCTGACCCAGGCGGCAACTTCTCCTTCGATGCGCTCGACCATGATGGGGCGCTTGCCGGGAATGTGGTTGTTGAACCAGGCCCGCTTCGACTCGACGCTCACCGGCTCTATGTCTGCGGTGGCCAGGCGTGTGGGGACCGTGGAGTTGTATATTTCGACGATTTTCGGAAGGTCTTTATCGGTGGCGGGTTGCATGAAATGCTCCTTTATTCACCCGGCCGGTGCCGGGTTGGAAGTCGGCTTACGGCGCAGACAATAATCGGCCTTTTCACGACAAGCAAGAATTGAACGAAGGCATACCCCACAGGAAACGACTTCACGCTCACCGGTCGTATTCGTCAAGACATTGCCTGTAGCGGCGTTTGCGATTATCAAGTCCGTAAACTGTAGCCTGGAGCCTTACAATGACCGCATCCAATCCTCTCGACAAGCTGGCCCTTGCCGTGGCCACTCTCGGCCCCGTCGGCCATTTTCCCAAAGCCCCCGGCACCTGGGGTTCTCTGGCCGCCACGGTAGTCGCCCCTTCGCTCTTCCTGACACTCGCCCTGCCCTGGCGCGCAGCTGTGCTCATAGCCATATTCTTCATTGGCACCTGGGCCTGCGGGCGGGCAGAAACCATCATGGGCAAAAAGGATCCCGGCTGTGTGGTTGTCGACGAACTGTTCGGACAATGGCTTGCCCTGTTCTTCTTCCAGGCCATGCCCCTCTGGTACGTGGCCGTGGGCTTCGCCCTGTTCCGCGTCTTTGACATACTCAAACCCTGGCCCGTCAAATGGGCTGAAACCGCCTTCCCTGGCGGCTTCGGCGTCATGATCGACGACGGCGTTGCCGGACTCTACGCCATGGGTTGTCTGCATCTCATCGCCTACCTTGTTTCGATGATTGGCTAACCAGAATAAGGTCGGCACATTCACGTTCGGATATTTTCGACAATCAGAGATCGGGTTGAAAAGGTGCTCCGGACTCTCCAAATCTTTTGGAGATCGTCTTGAAGATCTCGGCGATTTTACAGGTCTCTCACTATCCACACTTAGGAAACAAAAAAGCGCCGCCCCAATGGGCGGCGCTTTTTCATAACAATATTCCAGCAGGCCTATTTGACGACGAACTCGTCCCGGCGGTTCTTGGCCCAGGCGGTCTCGTTGTGGCCCGGATCGACGGGGTATTCTTCACCAAAGCTGACGATTTTCATGCGTTCAGGCTGGACGCCAAGAATAACCATGTGCTCGTAGGCGGCGCGGGCACGACGTTCGCCCAAAGCGAGGTTGTATTCTTCGGTGCCGCGCTCGTCGCAGTGGCCTTCAATGACAACATTGACGCCATCGTACTTGCGCAGAATGTTGGCTTTCTGAGCCAGGATGGAACGGGCTTCATCGCTCAGTTCATAGGAATTGAAGGCGAAATGAATGGTCACGCTGGTCAGTTCCTGGACAGCCTCGGCCTTGGCTCGGGCCTGCGCCTCGGCAGCCAGAGTGGCTTCATCGACAGCGGGTTCCTGCTGCGCGGGCGGAGTCCACTGAGAGTCGTCCTTTACTTGGACCTGACCCTGGGTCGGTTCCGTGGTTGTGGATTTCTTTGCACAGCCGGCAAAGAGAAGAAGGGACAAGGCCATAAGGGCCACAATACCGACATACCATTTGATTTTCATGCTCACTCCTTGATAGAGCCGTCGCCCGGCCATATTTACAGTCACCCGAGAGCGCTCGGTTTTCGCACTATTACGGTGTACCTTTTCCCAGATAAAAATCAACCCTGAATATATGACAATTTACCACTGCAGCGAAGTATCCCAGGCAGGCGCGAAAGCCGCTCCCTTGCCGGTGGATATCTTGCGCGGCGCATCTCCGTGGCGGGTGCTCAGGTACAGTTGATATTGGCCTGTCCGGCTGGAAGCGAAGGCCACGAAATAACCGTCAGGCCCGAAGGCAGGGTATTCGTCGTTGCCCGGGCCGAAGGTCAACTGCTTTTCCCGACCGGTTTCGAGGTCGTGCAGGAATATGCGGTGCCCGTCAGCGGTCTGGTGAGTGTAGGCCACGTAGCGACCATCCGGACTCAGGCACGGATGGGTGTTGTACTTGCCCGTTGTGGTCACGCGACGGACCTGACCGGACTTCATGTCCAGCAGATAGATATGGGGGTTGCCCGCCCTGCCCGAGGTGAAGACCATCTTGGACCCGGTTCGGTCAAAACTCGGGGAGACATCGATGTATGGGCTGGAGGCAAGCTGCTTCCCGACCTTGAAGGACTTGCTCAGCTCGTAGATGTTGGTTGTACCGTTCAGGTTCAGGGAGGCATAGAGTACGTCTTCAGGACCATAGACCGGGCTGATGACCGTATCGCCGAGCCCTTTGGCCACGCGACGGATCTTCTGGGTCTTGCTCTCGTAGATGCACAGCTCATGGCGTTCATTGCCGATGTGGGTAAAGGCGAGGTTTTCGCCATTGGCGGACCAGGCCGGGCTGAGGTTGAACCCGCCTAGATCGGAGATCTGCTTGAGCCCCCTGCCCTGCGGCAGAACGGTAAAGATTTCCTTGGTCTTGCCCACCTGTTTGACAAAGGCGATGGGCGAATCAAAAAAGCCCTTCTTGCCGGTCAGGGCCTCAAGGAATGCGGAGCAGAAACGATCGGCCACCAGAGGCAGCTTGTCGGCCACATCGCGGTACGCCTTGCCCACCACCCGTCGGCCGCTGAAGGTCTCGTAAACACGGGCTTCGAGATACTGACCGTTCCAGCCTGTCGTCATGCACAGGTCCACACGGGCCAGTTGGAAAGGCTTGAAATCAATATCCTGCGCAGTCACACCATGGCTGGGGTCCCCGCCGAGCAATTCGGTCGAGGGCACCAGTTTGAGGAACGGGATATAGGCCAAATCGTTGGCCACAAGCTCGGCAAAAGCCTTGGCCGAGGCATCCGGCACAGGCTGCCCGTCGAGTCCCTTTGACGGAAGCAGGGTTATGTTGACCAGACGCTGGCCCGGCCCATGAATATCCACGGTCAGTGGGCCCTGGGCCGAGGCAAGCACGGCCGTAAGGCAGACGATGACCAATGAGGCGAAAAATGTCGTTATCCGTTTCATACCATCTACTCTGAGAGTTCCTGGCTGTTGAAATTGATGCGGATGAGCCTGTCACGATCGGTTCTCGGCTTCTCCACATACTCGGTTTCCTTGATGGCTCGAAGGGCGGAACTGTCGAATTCAGGATTATTCGAGGGTTCCAGAACCTTCGAGGAAAGAATCTTGCCGTCCTGCGCAAGGGTGATTTCTATGGTGACCGTCAGGTTGGCCTCACCGGCAAAGGCGGGATAACGCCAATGCTTCTTGATGGCCGACCCGACGATAAGGGCATAGACTTCGGACAGGCCGGAGCCGGAACCGCCGACCGTGCCGCCTTCCCGGCCTCCTTCCTGGCCGCCGGGTTGTCCGCCATGGGCATAAACGTCGCTGCCCTCCTGCTTCTTCAGGGCGGCCAATTCGCTGGCAAGGGCGTTCTGCTTGGCAGCTTCCTCGCGCTTGGCCTGGGCCTTGGCCGCGGCCATACCCTCGGCAAGCAATTCCTTGGCCGTCTTTTGAGGCTTGGGCTTGGGTTTGGGCTCCGGTTTGGGTTTGGGCTCAGGTTTCGGTTCGGGCTTCGGCTTGGGCTTGGGCTCTTCCTTCTTCTTGACCACGGTCTTCTTCTCAACCTTCTTGGGGCTGATATCCTTGACCTCGGGCTCCGGCTCGGGTTCGGGTTTGGCCTCAACCACGGGTACGGGCTTGGCTTCGGCCTGTTCAGGCTGGGCCTTTACCACAGGCACATCTTCGGTCTGGGCTGGAGCTTCGGCCTTGGCCTGCACCTTGACCGGCGGTCCGGGAGGCGGAGGGGCAAGGGAGATGAGGTCCACGTTGTACACAGGGCGGTCCATATTCACGCGCGTGGCAGTGTAGTTCACGCCATACAGCGCGAAGACGAATATGCCCACGTGGAACAAGAGGGAAAGGAGGAATCCGAGGCCCTGCCGCATGTCTATAGCAACTCTGGAGATTTACTTGTTTTTGTCTTGCTTGGGCTGTTCGGCCACGATGCCGAGCTTGTCGATGCCCGCGCCCTTGATCTCGCCCATGACCTGAACCACGGTTCCGTAGGGGACTTCCTTGTCCGCGCGCAGGAAAAGCTGCTTCTTCTGCCCGGCCACCAACCGCTTGAGGTGGTCTTCCAGCTCGTCCATGGACACCTCGTATTCGTCCAGGAAGATCCTGCCGTCCTTGCGCACGGTCAGGACCAGATGCTCGGAATCCTG
This window harbors:
- the pal gene encoding peptidoglycan-associated lipoprotein Pal; this translates as MKIKWYVGIVALMALSLLLFAGCAKKSTTTEPTQGQVQVKDDSQWTPPAQQEPAVDEATLAAEAQARAKAEAVQELTSVTIHFAFNSYELSDEARSILAQKANILRKYDGVNVVIEGHCDERGTEEYNLALGERRARAAYEHMVILGVQPERMKIVSFGEEYPVDPGHNETAWAKNRRDEFVVK
- a CDS encoding protein tolB, whose protein sequence is MKRITTFFASLVIVCLTAVLASAQGPLTVDIHGPGQRLVNITLLPSKGLDGQPVPDASAKAFAELVANDLAYIPFLKLVPSTELLGGDPSHGVTAQDIDFKPFQLARVDLCMTTGWNGQYLEARVYETFSGRRVVGKAYRDVADKLPLVADRFCSAFLEALTGKKGFFDSPIAFVKQVGKTKEIFTVLPQGRGLKQISDLGGFNLSPAWSANGENLAFTHIGNERHELCIYESKTQKIRRVAKGLGDTVISPVYGPEDVLYASLNLNGTTNIYELSKSFKVGKQLASSPYIDVSPSFDRTGSKMVFTSGRAGNPHIYLLDMKSGQVRRVTTTGKYNTHPCLSPDGRYVAYTHQTADGHRIFLHDLETGREKQLTFGPGNDEYPAFGPDGYFVAFASSRTGQYQLYLSTRHGDAPRKISTGKGAAFAPAWDTSLQW
- a CDS encoding energy transducer TonB, giving the protein MGIFVFALYGVNYTATRVNMDRPVYNVDLISLAPPPPGPPVKVQAKAEAPAQTEDVPVVKAQPEQAEAKPVPVVEAKPEPEPEPEVKDISPKKVEKKTVVKKKEEPKPKPKPEPKPEPKPKPEPKPKPKPQKTAKELLAEGMAAAKAQAKREEAAKQNALASELAALKKQEGSDVYAHGGQPGGQEGGREGGTVGGSGSGLSEVYALIVGSAIKKHWRYPAFAGEANLTVTIEITLAQDGKILSSKVLEPSNNPEFDSSALRAIKETEYVEKPRTDRDRLIRINFNSQELSE
- the tolR gene encoding protein TolR, with protein sequence MAIKTGGGFLNEINVTPFVDVMLVLLIIFMVTAPLMTQGVEVDLPTTRTVRNLPQDSEHLVLTVRKDGRIFLDEYEVSMDELEDHLKRLVAGQKKQLFLRADKEVPYGTVVQVMGEIKGAGIDKLGIVAEQPKQDKNK